One Fusobacterium sp. FSA-380-WT-3A DNA window includes the following coding sequences:
- a CDS encoding peptidylprolyl isomerase — translation MAIRKFRKQMKVITIIITVAFVVSSLALYIINHMTYSSTKNYALKINGNKIKIEDVLRSKNMISNNFRNEIDEDIVGTLALDQVIENELVQEMADNLKIKISSKDINNEYNNLESNFKDKEQFRRMLTAQGYTKASLKKELERSMKSIKLRETIGASVSVTDEEINEFYEENKFTMLQGLSLEESKDQIKGYLIEEKAGEAYQKEIAKLKEKMVVTEVDPQFTNYLEKVKVEKDGITFTNVDYSKIYITFISNGLPKDKALEETDRFIDTQVKILKKAEEYQVKLEEGLPISLQVKEAYDGIYSAIENKINPTSEDLNSYFEKNRMRYDIHPSVDAYISFIKIEPSDLDKANSEKIAKDILTTVTPENFASIAKEKSSCPSSVNGGELGWFTKDQMVPEFSEAAFKGEVGKIYPEVVNTVFGSHIIYVEEKDGDKVKASHILVKNEISQETIDAKLKEVQEQAEKISNGEIAFKDLPTDKYLNTNLFTGITDQGYIPGLGYKEILTDEIYKAPLNKVVYKNLDGEIFIFQKINEIKARKVDLSEVKENVERDYKAQKATEKIQEILK, via the coding sequence ATGGCTATTAGAAAATTTAGAAAACAAATGAAAGTTATAACTATAATTATCACAGTAGCTTTTGTTGTTTCTTCATTGGCATTATACATTATAAATCATATGACATATTCTTCAACTAAAAATTATGCTTTAAAAATAAATGGAAATAAAATAAAAATAGAAGATGTATTAAGAAGTAAAAATATGATATCAAACAACTTTAGAAATGAGATTGATGAAGATATAGTTGGAACATTAGCTCTAGACCAAGTAATTGAAAATGAACTTGTTCAAGAGATGGCTGATAATTTAAAGATAAAAATCTCATCTAAAGATATTAATAATGAATATAACAACTTAGAATCTAATTTTAAAGATAAAGAACAATTTAGAAGAATGTTAACAGCCCAAGGTTATACAAAGGCTTCTTTAAAGAAAGAATTAGAAAGAAGTATGAAAAGTATAAAACTTAGGGAGACAATAGGTGCTAGTGTTAGTGTAACAGATGAAGAAATAAATGAGTTTTATGAGGAAAATAAATTTACAATGTTACAAGGACTTTCATTAGAAGAAAGTAAAGACCAGATAAAAGGATATTTAATAGAAGAAAAAGCAGGAGAAGCTTATCAAAAAGAGATTGCAAAATTAAAAGAAAAAATGGTTGTTACAGAAGTTGACCCTCAATTTACAAATTATTTAGAGAAAGTAAAAGTAGAAAAAGATGGAATTACTTTTACCAATGTAGATTATAGTAAAATATATATTACATTTATTAGTAATGGACTTCCTAAAGATAAGGCTTTAGAAGAAACAGATAGATTTATAGATACACAAGTAAAAATCTTGAAAAAAGCAGAAGAATATCAAGTTAAATTAGAAGAGGGATTACCTATTTCTTTACAAGTAAAAGAAGCTTATGATGGTATTTATAGTGCTATAGAAAATAAAATAAATCCTACATCAGAAGATTTAAATAGTTATTTTGAAAAAAATAGAATGAGATATGATATACATCCATCAGTTGATGCTTATATCTCTTTTATAAAAATAGAGCCTTCTGATTTGGATAAAGCAAACTCAGAAAAAATAGCCAAAGATATATTAACTACTGTAACTCCAGAAAATTTTGCAAGTATTGCGAAAGAAAAATCTAGTTGTCCAAGTTCAGTAAATGGTGGAGAACTAGGATGGTTTACAAAAGACCAAATGGTACCTGAATTTTCTGAAGCTGCTTTCAAAGGAGAAGTTGGAAAGATATATCCAGAAGTAGTTAATACAGTTTTTGGTTCTCATATTATTTATGTAGAGGAAAAAGATGGAGATAAGGTAAAAGCTAGCCATATTTTAGTAAAAAATGAAATTTCTCAAGAAACTATTGATGCTAAGTTAAAAGAAGTTCAAGAGCAAGCTGAAAAGATTTCTAATGGAGAAATAGCTTTTAAAGATTTACCAACTGACAAATATCTAAATACTAACTTATTTACTGGAATCACAGACCAAGGTTATATTCCAGGGTTAGGATATAAAGAAATATTAACAGATGAAATATACAAAGCACCTTTAAATAAAGTTGTATATAAAAACTTAGATGGAGAAATTTTCATTTTCCAAAAAATAAATGAAATAAAAGCTAGAAAAGTAGATTTATCAGAAGTAAAAGAGAATGTTGAAAGAGATTATAAAGCTCAAAAAGCAACAGAGAAGATACAAGAGATTTTAAAATAA
- a CDS encoding sigma-54 dependent transcriptional regulator, with protein MKKSVLAISERKEVLKEIRKELVKYYEVITFNNLLDGLDMLRESDFDVVILDQYLTWFNFIDAKKKLNGLGKEFVTIGLIDEETDEILDELEKAGIYSYALKPVNGEEIVKLVKPALVNIENIKKYKKLKEKVAELEEQREIIGQSIKIKEVKAKVEKMATTDLPILITGEAGVGKTLVAREIYRKSDRRRKDFYTLNCGTMTSEVLERELFGYERGAFPGAISSKKGILEEIDGGTLFIDEIAGIDIKIQSRILKVIEYGEYRKVGGTRAKRADVRFIVSTDKDLRDEIEKGKFRKDLYHRLNGFKIEVPPLRDRREDIPLLANYFLTGISKDLNKPIPVLSGEVMKYLLEYAFPGNIRELRNMLERMIILSDERIIDIENLPLEIKMKSDTVENKTVSGIGPLKEILEKEIFSLDDVERVVIAMALQRTRWNKQETAKILGIGRTTLYEKIRKYKLDDK; from the coding sequence ATGAAAAAATCAGTATTAGCAATATCTGAAAGAAAAGAAGTTTTAAAAGAAATTAGAAAAGAATTAGTTAAATATTATGAAGTTATAACTTTCAATAACTTACTTGATGGACTAGATATGTTAAGAGAAAGTGATTTTGATGTAGTAATATTAGACCAATATTTAACATGGTTTAATTTTATTGATGCGAAGAAAAAATTAAATGGATTAGGAAAAGAATTTGTAACAATTGGGCTTATAGATGAAGAAACAGATGAAATTTTAGATGAATTAGAAAAAGCTGGAATTTATAGTTATGCTTTAAAACCTGTAAATGGAGAAGAAATAGTTAAACTTGTAAAACCTGCTTTAGTTAACATAGAAAATATAAAAAAATATAAAAAATTAAAAGAGAAAGTTGCAGAATTAGAAGAACAAAGAGAAATCATAGGACAATCTATAAAAATTAAAGAGGTAAAAGCAAAAGTAGAAAAAATGGCAACAACAGATTTACCTATATTAATTACAGGAGAAGCTGGAGTTGGAAAAACTTTAGTTGCTAGAGAAATTTATAGAAAAAGTGATAGAAGAAGAAAAGATTTCTATACTTTAAACTGTGGAACAATGACAAGTGAAGTATTAGAAAGAGAATTATTTGGATATGAAAGAGGAGCTTTTCCAGGAGCTATATCTAGCAAAAAAGGTATCTTAGAAGAAATTGATGGGGGAACTTTATTTATAGATGAAATAGCTGGAATAGATATAAAAATTCAATCAAGAATTTTAAAGGTTATTGAATATGGAGAATATAGAAAAGTTGGAGGAACTAGAGCTAAAAGAGCTGATGTAAGATTTATAGTTTCTACAGATAAAGACTTAAGAGATGAAATAGAAAAAGGAAAATTTAGAAAAGATTTATATCACAGATTAAATGGATTTAAAATAGAAGTTCCACCTTTGAGAGATAGAAGAGAAGATATACCACTATTAGCAAACTATTTCTTAACAGGAATTTCTAAAGATTTAAATAAACCAATTCCTGTACTTTCAGGAGAAGTAATGAAATATTTATTAGAATATGCTTTCCCTGGAAATATTAGAGAGTTAAGAAATATGTTAGAAAGAATGATAATCTTATCTGATGAAAGAATAATTGATATTGAAAATCTTCCTCTTGAAATAAAAATGAAATCTGATACAGTAGAAAATAAAACTGTTTCAGGAATTGGGCCATTAAAAGAGATATTAGAAAAAGAAATATTTAGTCTTGACGATGTTGAAAGAGTTGTTATTGCTATGGCATTACAAAGAACTAGATGGAATAAACAAGAAACAGCTAAAATTTTAGGAATAGGAAGAACAACTTTATATGAAAAAATCAGAAAATATAAATTAGATGATAAATAA
- a CDS encoding Nif3-like dinuclear metal center hexameric protein: MILNEIIKILEKKFPVTNSEEWDNVGLLIGKRNKEIKNIQISLDITDMVLENAIKNNIDLIISHHPMIFSGIKRINSDTVLGNKIIKSIENNISIYTLHTNLDSTIGGLNDFVGERLGLINGKIIDEIKENECGIGRVYSLKEKEDFNDFLQKIKETFLEENIRVVGRDLASKEIKKIAIVNGAGSSYWRKAKKIGADLLITGDVKYHEALDALEENFILIDIGHYETEHFFGKIILKELEEIKDVNIIEFNDLPVFTKI; this comes from the coding sequence ATGATATTAAATGAAATAATAAAAATTTTAGAAAAAAAATTTCCTGTAACTAATAGTGAAGAGTGGGATAATGTAGGATTATTAATAGGAAAAAGAAATAAAGAAATAAAAAATATACAAATTTCTTTAGATATAACTGACATGGTTTTAGAAAACGCAATAAAAAATAATATAGATTTAATTATTTCACATCACCCAATGATATTTTCAGGGATTAAAAGAATTAATAGTGATACAGTTTTAGGAAACAAAATAATAAAATCAATAGAAAATAATATTTCAATTTATACTCTTCATACAAATTTAGATAGTACTATTGGTGGATTAAACGATTTTGTAGGTGAAAGATTAGGTTTAATCAATGGTAAAATAATAGATGAAATAAAAGAAAATGAATGTGGAATTGGGAGAGTGTATTCATTAAAAGAAAAAGAAGATTTTAATGATTTTTTACAAAAAATAAAAGAAACTTTTTTAGAAGAAAATATAAGAGTTGTTGGTAGAGATTTAGCGTCTAAAGAGATAAAGAAAATTGCTATTGTAAATGGTGCTGGAAGCAGTTATTGGAGAAAAGCAAAAAAAATAGGTGCTGATTTATTAATAACAGGTGATGTAAAATATCACGAGGCTTTAGATGCTTTAGAAGAAAATTTTATATTGATAGATATAGGGCACTATGAAACAGAACATTTCTTTGGAAAGATAATTTTAAAAGAGTTAGAAGAGATAAAAGATGTTAATATAATTGAATTTAATGATTTACCTGTTTTTACTAAGATATAA
- a CDS encoding RIP metalloprotease has protein sequence MKILISLLVLGVIILIHELGHFLSARLFKIPVEEFSVGMGTEVYTYDGMKIKYSFRVIPIGGYVNIKGMDLEDKTEDGFNSRPAYQRFIVLIAGVFMNFLLAYTILFGMIYTSGEVKIDERPVVGKVISEKNTPLKKGDLILEIEGKKINSWWDIKETINSLDNSKDLEKNILIERDGEKKQLVTKLTKNKENNKYYLGISPKYYIEKYGIGESLKLALKGFGDIFVNILDSLKMIVSGEVKRQEISGPIGIINIVGEASSLGIGTLLWLVAVLSINIGIFNLLPFPALDGGRLIFVMLEMLKIKVNKKLEEKIHYGGIIIIFMLIIFITANDFVNLIK, from the coding sequence ATGAAAATTTTAATTTCCTTGCTCGTTTTAGGTGTTATTATCTTAATACATGAGTTAGGACATTTTTTAAGTGCTAGATTATTTAAAATCCCTGTGGAAGAATTTTCTGTAGGAATGGGAACAGAAGTATATACTTATGATGGAATGAAAATTAAATACTCTTTTAGAGTAATTCCAATAGGTGGGTATGTAAATATTAAGGGTATGGACTTAGAAGATAAAACTGAAGATGGATTTAATTCAAGACCAGCTTATCAAAGGTTTATAGTTTTGATTGCTGGAGTTTTTATGAATTTTTTACTAGCTTATACAATATTATTTGGAATGATATACACAAGTGGAGAGGTTAAAATAGACGAAAGACCTGTTGTAGGAAAAGTTATATCAGAAAAAAATACTCCTTTAAAAAAGGGAGATTTAATATTAGAGATAGAGGGTAAAAAGATAAATTCTTGGTGGGATATAAAAGAAACTATAAACTCTTTGGATAACTCAAAAGATTTGGAAAAAAATATTTTAATTGAAAGAGATGGAGAGAAAAAACAGTTAGTTACAAAATTAACTAAAAATAAGGAAAATAATAAATATTATTTAGGAATTTCTCCTAAATATTATATAGAAAAATATGGAATAGGAGAAAGTTTAAAACTAGCATTAAAAGGTTTTGGAGATATATTTGTAAATATATTGGATAGTTTAAAAATGATAGTTAGTGGAGAGGTTAAAAGACAGGAAATAAGTGGACCTATTGGAATAATAAATATAGTTGGTGAAGCTAGCAGCTTAGGAATAGGGACTTTATTATGGTTAGTAGCTGTTTTATCTATAAACATTGGAATTTTTAATTTATTACCATTTCCAGCTCTTGATGGTGGAAGATTAATATTTGTTATGTTGGAAATGTTAAAAATAAAAGTAAATAAAAAATTAGAAGAGAAAATACATTATGGAGGGATTATCATTATATTTATGCTGATTATATTTATAACAGCTAATGATTTTGTGAATTTAATAAAATAA
- the rpoD gene encoding RNA polymerase sigma factor RpoD, with amino-acid sequence MEGLKELITNEKVLALLRKAIQDKVVTYEEINRELKDELSVEKIKQLIEGMIDQGIEVVLEKDLVAKNNKKINSLQEKKIEKDPLDYVDYDEFSGQNILDEDEFGDLDDLDFHDFDDMDLDDFDDYGRDDFSDDDYYGGIIPNEMGVDEPIKMYLREIGQIPLLSHAEELDYAKRAFEGDEYAKQQLVEANLRLVVSIAKKHTNRGLKLLDLIQEGNIGLMKAVDKFEYTKGYKFSTYATWWIRQAITRAIADQGRTIRIPVHMIETINKIKKEARVYLQETGRDATPDIIAKRLNLEVEKVKAIQEMNQDPISLETPVGSEEDSELGDFVEDNKMLNPYEETNRVLLKEQLNEVLNTLNNREKQVLRYRYGLEDGAPKTLEEVGKIFKVTRERIRQIEVKALRKLRHPSRRKKLEDFKQK; translated from the coding sequence ATGGAAGGATTAAAAGAATTAATAACAAATGAAAAAGTTCTTGCATTACTTCGTAAAGCTATTCAAGATAAGGTAGTAACTTATGAAGAAATCAATAGAGAATTAAAAGATGAACTTTCTGTTGAAAAGATTAAGCAACTAATAGAGGGAATGATTGACCAAGGAATAGAGGTAGTACTTGAAAAAGATTTAGTTGCTAAAAATAATAAAAAAATAAACTCACTACAAGAGAAAAAAATAGAAAAAGACCCATTAGATTATGTGGATTATGATGAATTTTCGGGACAAAATATATTAGATGAAGATGAGTTTGGAGATTTAGATGATTTAGACTTCCATGATTTTGATGATATGGATTTAGACGATTTTGATGATTATGGAAGAGATGATTTTTCAGATGATGATTATTATGGTGGAATAATACCAAATGAAATGGGAGTAGATGAGCCTATTAAAATGTATTTAAGAGAAATAGGACAAATCCCATTACTTAGTCATGCAGAAGAATTAGATTATGCAAAAAGAGCCTTTGAAGGTGATGAATATGCAAAACAACAATTAGTAGAAGCTAACTTAAGATTAGTTGTTAGTATTGCTAAAAAACATACAAATAGAGGTTTAAAACTTCTTGACTTAATTCAAGAGGGAAATATTGGACTTATGAAAGCTGTTGATAAATTTGAATATACAAAAGGATATAAGTTTTCAACATATGCTACTTGGTGGATAAGACAAGCTATTACAAGAGCTATAGCTGACCAAGGTAGAACAATAAGAATCCCTGTTCATATGATAGAAACTATCAATAAAATCAAAAAAGAAGCTAGGGTTTATTTACAAGAAACAGGTAGAGATGCAACTCCTGATATTATAGCTAAGAGATTAAATCTTGAAGTAGAAAAAGTAAAAGCTATTCAAGAAATGAATCAAGACCCAATCTCTTTAGAAACACCTGTTGGAAGTGAAGAGGATAGTGAATTAGGGGATTTCGTAGAGGATAATAAAATGTTAAATCCTTATGAAGAGACTAATAGAGTTTTATTAAAAGAGCAACTTAATGAGGTTCTTAACACTTTAAATAATAGAGAAAAACAAGTTCTAAGATATAGATATGGACTTGAGGATGGAGCTCCAAAAACTTTAGAAGAAGTTGGAAAAATATTTAAAGTTACAAGAGAAAGAATTAGACAAATAGAAGTTAAAGCTTTAAGAAAATTAAGACATCCTAGTAGAAGAAAGAAACTAGAAGATTTCAAACAAAAATAA
- the dnaG gene encoding DNA primase gives MRYRSEDIENLLSQLRIEEVVGDVIELKKSGANYKGLCPFHPDTTPSFSVSPTKNICKCFVCGAGGNAIKFYSMYYKISYEEAIGELAKKYNISIKEYKKNFTKENENEKYYKIMEDAHRYYQDNIFENNGRIALEYLNKRGVNPKIIRENQLGYALNEWSSLYDYLVVKGHKKEDIIELGLAKDGEKGVYDAFRNRIIFPIYSIGGKVIAFGGRTLDNNKEIPKYINSPDTPIFKKGKNLYGIKDKGNILKKKNYSLLMEGYMDVLSAHCYGFDVALASLGTAFTYEQGELLKKYTNNIIMSLDMDNAGQMATERTALILKNLGFNIRVLKLKNAKDPDEFLKNFGKEAFLKAVKNSLEIFDFLYEMYSKEYDLTNIMSKEKFIERFKEFFKNVESTLERSLYLDKLSKYTGIEKKLLQETLVDNNIYQKKEERKEFFSEKEKEKTSGVSILEEMTVELIFSQIDFYKYFSDKNIESSFVKKIFYFFEEISENKNINFLKEFKEFIEKENFTEEEKNKLFMMQYRALDYTDDKKQQELLKEIFKSWFIKEIKDINSQMKNLKFSLEIKRIEICLYSDISFEDLLEKYKIFRGILSEYNIL, from the coding sequence ATGAGATATAGGTCAGAAGATATAGAAAATTTATTAAGTCAATTAAGAATAGAAGAAGTAGTAGGAGATGTAATTGAATTAAAGAAAAGTGGAGCCAACTATAAGGGGCTTTGTCCTTTCCATCCAGATACAACTCCTTCATTTTCAGTTAGTCCAACTAAAAATATTTGTAAATGTTTTGTTTGTGGAGCTGGTGGAAATGCAATTAAATTTTATTCTATGTATTATAAAATTTCTTATGAAGAGGCCATTGGAGAATTAGCTAAGAAATATAATATTTCTATAAAAGAATACAAAAAAAATTTTACAAAAGAAAATGAGAATGAAAAATATTATAAGATAATGGAAGATGCACATAGATATTATCAAGATAATATTTTTGAAAATAATGGAAGAATAGCTTTAGAATATCTGAATAAAAGAGGTGTTAATCCTAAAATAATAAGAGAAAATCAGTTAGGTTATGCTTTAAATGAATGGAGTAGTCTGTATGATTATCTTGTAGTGAAGGGACATAAAAAAGAGGATATAATAGAGTTAGGGTTAGCTAAAGATGGAGAAAAAGGGGTATATGATGCCTTTAGAAATAGAATAATTTTTCCTATATATTCTATAGGTGGGAAAGTTATAGCTTTTGGAGGAAGAACTTTAGATAATAATAAAGAGATTCCAAAATATATAAACTCACCAGATACACCAATATTTAAAAAGGGAAAAAATCTTTATGGAATAAAAGATAAGGGAAATATTTTAAAGAAAAAAAATTATTCATTATTAATGGAAGGGTATATGGATGTTTTATCAGCTCATTGTTATGGGTTTGATGTGGCACTTGCTTCTTTAGGAACTGCTTTTACATATGAACAAGGGGAGTTACTAAAAAAATATACCAATAATATTATAATGTCTTTGGATATGGATAATGCTGGACAGATGGCAACAGAAAGAACAGCATTGATATTAAAAAATTTAGGATTTAATATTAGAGTTTTAAAATTGAAAAATGCCAAAGACCCTGATGAATTTTTGAAAAATTTTGGTAAAGAAGCCTTTTTAAAGGCAGTAAAAAATTCTTTAGAGATATTTGATTTTCTATATGAGATGTATTCAAAGGAATATGACTTGACAAATATAATGTCTAAAGAAAAATTTATAGAGAGATTTAAAGAGTTTTTTAAAAATGTAGAATCTACTTTAGAAAGAAGTCTTTATTTAGATAAATTATCAAAATATACAGGTATAGAAAAAAAATTATTACAAGAAACTTTAGTAGATAACAATATTTATCAAAAAAAAGAAGAGAGAAAAGAGTTTTTTTCAGAAAAAGAAAAGGAAAAAACAAGTGGTGTTAGTATATTAGAAGAAATGACTGTTGAATTGATTTTTTCACAGATAGATTTTTATAAATATTTTTCTGATAAAAATATAGAGTCATCTTTTGTGAAAAAAATATTTTATTTTTTTGAAGAAATTAGCGAAAATAAAAATATAAATTTTTTAAAAGAGTTTAAAGAATTTATAGAAAAAGAGAATTTTACAGAAGAAGAAAAAAATAAATTATTTATGATGCAATACAGAGCTTTAGATTATACAGATGATAAAAAACAACAAGAATTATTGAAGGAAATATTTAAGTCTTGGTTCATAAAAGAGATAAAGGATATAAACTCACAAATGAAAAATTTGAAATTCTCATTAGAAATAAAAAGGATAGAGATTTGTTTATATTCTGATATAAGTTTTGAGGATTTATTGGAAAAATATAAAATTTTTAGGGGGATACTAAGTGAATATAATATTTTATAA
- a CDS encoding sigma factor, with the protein MLIENFEKFVFEKYRNNDEFDEFLKENLDFNVELERENDYLVSKREVQELENDDVLDYLEEINLYEPLTEEEYQNYSDEIEESEAREKILIDNFNEIARIALYFVREGVEYLELIQEGIMGAVEAINRYTYDNGDLKKYIKIWAARQMGIYTEERFEQIRQEFLFYFTKTHMDEIEITNEEKEKKIKTIENLSIDDVLFTLSYDEIKAIEYYFGLGYDKRYSVLEIEKEMGLEKNKGEELFSKALSKISSRDGRMFSL; encoded by the coding sequence ATGTTAATAGAAAATTTTGAAAAATTTGTATTTGAAAAATATAGAAATAATGATGAATTTGATGAATTTTTAAAAGAAAATTTAGATTTTAATGTGGAATTAGAGAGAGAAAATGATTATTTAGTTTCTAAAAGAGAAGTACAAGAGTTAGAAAATGATGATGTATTAGACTATTTAGAAGAGATAAACTTATATGAACCTCTAACAGAAGAGGAATATCAAAATTATAGTGATGAAATAGAAGAGAGTGAGGCAAGAGAAAAAATCTTAATAGATAATTTTAATGAGATAGCAAGAATTGCCCTTTATTTTGTAAGAGAGGGAGTAGAATATTTAGAGCTTATCCAAGAGGGAATAATGGGGGCTGTTGAAGCTATCAATAGATATACTTATGACAATGGAGATTTAAAAAAATATATTAAAATTTGGGCAGCTAGACAAATGGGAATATATACAGAAGAGAGATTTGAACAAATAAGACAAGAGTTTTTATTTTATTTTACAAAAACTCATATGGATGAAATTGAAATAACAAATGAGGAAAAAGAGAAAAAAATTAAAACTATTGAGAATTTATCAATAGATGATGTTTTATTTACTCTTTCATATGATGAAATAAAAGCAATAGAATATTATTTTGGGTTGGGATATGATAAAAGATATTCTGTGTTAGAAATTGAAAAAGAGATGGGATTAGAGAAGAATAAAGGGGAAGAGCTATTTAGTAAGGCTTTATCTAAAATTTCATCAAGAGATGGAAGGATGTTTTCGTTATGA
- a CDS encoding thymidylate kinase, translated as MGKIIVIEGTDSSGKETQTNRLFEKLLLDKLNVKKITFPNYDSPACAPVKMYLAGEFGETPLKVNPYPISTMFAIDRYASFKKDWEEFYNNDGVIVTDRYVQSNIIHQASKLETQEEKRKYIDWLEDLEFEKIGIPRADLVIFINMPLEFAKILMANRKNKITGEDKKDIHERDEEYMRKSYENACEVAKTQGWTEVNCVENGRLKTIDEISEEIYNIVKIKLEEK; from the coding sequence ATGGGAAAAATAATAGTCATTGAAGGTACAGATTCTAGTGGAAAAGAAACACAAACAAATAGACTTTTTGAAAAATTATTATTGGATAAATTAAATGTAAAGAAAATAACTTTTCCAAACTACGATAGTCCAGCTTGTGCTCCTGTAAAAATGTATTTAGCTGGAGAGTTTGGAGAAACTCCATTAAAAGTTAATCCATATCCAATTTCTACTATGTTTGCTATTGATAGATATGCTTCATTTAAAAAGGATTGGGAAGAATTTTACAATAATGATGGAGTGATAGTTACAGATAGATATGTTCAATCAAATATAATTCATCAGGCTTCAAAATTAGAAACACAAGAGGAGAAAAGAAAATATATTGATTGGTTAGAGGATTTAGAATTTGAAAAAATTGGAATACCTAGAGCTGATTTAGTAATTTTCATAAATATGCCACTTGAGTTTGCTAAAATTTTGATGGCTAATAGAAAAAATAAAATCACAGGAGAAGATAAAAAAGATATTCATGAAAGAGATGAGGAATATATGAGAAAATCCTATGAAAATGCCTGTGAAGTTGCAAAAACTCAAGGTTGGACAGAAGTAAACTGTGTAGAAAATGGAAGATTAAAAACAATAGATGAAATATCAGAAGAGATATATAATATTGTAAAAATTAAATTGGAGGAAAAATAA
- a CDS encoding TIGR02206 family membrane protein yields the protein MEFIKLFSTEHIMYILFFTIFYSFLLYIRKFINSRFFEISVASTMGIIKILGYIGRYYINHEPLYALFPIHICNVSFFMAVIFMIKPNIKAFQIIFYMSLGALAAILFPESVVVFPNPFGILFFLEHFFILFMIIYQMVYLNFRPTKKGIFHTFIGLNILAVVAYNFNKIFNTNYMYINHKPLTPTPLDLFGPWPIYILVVEVLFIFLGFLFYLLFRKRK from the coding sequence TTGGAATTTATTAAACTTTTTTCTACTGAACATATTATGTACATTTTATTTTTTACTATTTTTTATAGTTTTTTGTTATATATAAGAAAATTTATAAATAGTAGATTTTTTGAAATTTCAGTAGCTTCTACTATGGGAATTATAAAAATTCTTGGTTACATAGGAAGATACTATATTAATCATGAGCCTTTATATGCTCTTTTTCCTATTCATATATGTAATGTTTCTTTTTTTATGGCAGTAATTTTTATGATAAAACCTAATATAAAAGCTTTTCAAATTATTTTTTATATGTCTTTAGGAGCTTTAGCTGCTATTTTATTTCCAGAATCTGTAGTAGTTTTTCCCAATCCTTTTGGAATATTATTTTTCTTAGAACATTTCTTTATACTATTTATGATTATATATCAAATGGTTTATTTAAATTTCCGTCCTACTAAAAAAGGAATTTTCCATACTTTCATAGGATTAAATATTTTAGCAGTAGTTGCTTATAATTTTAATAAAATTTTTAATACTAACTATATGTATATAAATCACAAACCTTTAACTCCTACTCCACTTGATTTATTTGGCCCTTGGCCAATTTATATATTAGTAGTTGAAGTGTTATTTATTTTTCTTGGATTTTTATTTTATTTGTTATTTAGAAAAAGAAAATAA